In one window of Bdellovibrio bacteriovorus W DNA:
- a CDS encoding zinc protease (COG0612 Predicted Zn-dependent peptidases): MSKIFQLKNGLKVLLLESHKSPVVSVQMWVKTGSADEEKNQEGISHFIEHLVFKGTRKYQVGEIAAAVEGAGGELNAYTSFDQTVFYVTISKQFGDTALDVICEMMGFPTFDAQEVDNEREVVIEEIKRGQDSPGRRASQLLFSNVFKKSPYGIPVIGYEKIIRKVSVKKITEYYQSRYVPSNMFLVIAGDFESKEMRKKVQSYFGDFKPYKLKKVRRKKEPAQKNIRIKYEKTEFKQTVAYVNWRIPDVQHKDIPALEVMCSILGQGDSSRLVKKLRIDQPLTNSVGAFAYSMQDDGLLAVSVNVEKENLKESLHGMIPEIARMIEEPVSNEELQRAITNFASHEVYSLETVDNIARKAGSNQFYYDDPNYYQKYMKMVYSLTPADLQKVAKKYFKPDTFSVTMMSDMESVEAQKELKVFAKELNASLKKSKVKKSLIKFKPQKFNVKASASGKTPPPQKILLKTGATLLIREQKETPYVAMKAAFMGGVRIESDSQPGVTEMFSRNWLSGTKKFSEEEINLRVEEMAAGIGAFGGRNSAGLGMDFLSPFTAKMQEIYTDAFLNPTFPEKVLDREKVIMKNQIKARNDNPAQICVMKFMSMIFKDHPYSRDLLGNEETVEKINVSDLQSYYKKIAHAKNLTFSVVGDVNTKEWVQYLEDLTSHLPRGEKLAQNFKAPQITKDQKSFVHLNKEQTHLILGYQGLTLTDPERYTLEIIQSILSGQGGRLFVELRDKNSLAYSVSPMHMEGLECGYFGGYIGCSPEKTPKAIEMMKAEFSKLASQKISPEELLRAQRYLIGRHDIDLQRKSAVGNAMLFDDIYGLDYRKSLDVAPLYFAVTPEDILKLAQKIFARPSVLSIVGPQDIK, translated from the coding sequence ATGTCAAAAATATTTCAACTAAAAAACGGTCTTAAGGTCCTTTTATTGGAAAGTCACAAATCTCCTGTCGTTTCTGTGCAAATGTGGGTGAAAACGGGCTCTGCGGATGAAGAAAAGAATCAAGAGGGAATATCTCATTTTATTGAGCATCTGGTCTTTAAGGGCACGAGAAAGTATCAAGTAGGAGAAATTGCTGCCGCGGTAGAAGGAGCTGGTGGGGAGCTCAACGCCTATACTTCTTTTGATCAGACGGTTTTTTATGTCACAATTTCAAAACAGTTCGGCGATACGGCTCTTGATGTCATCTGCGAGATGATGGGATTTCCAACTTTTGATGCGCAAGAAGTGGATAACGAAAGAGAAGTTGTTATCGAAGAAATTAAGCGCGGGCAAGACAGCCCTGGGCGCAGAGCAAGTCAGCTTTTGTTTTCAAATGTTTTCAAGAAAAGCCCTTATGGAATTCCTGTCATTGGCTATGAAAAAATTATTCGTAAAGTGTCGGTTAAAAAGATCACAGAATACTATCAATCACGCTATGTTCCTTCAAATATGTTCTTAGTGATCGCTGGTGATTTTGAAAGTAAAGAGATGCGCAAAAAAGTGCAGTCGTACTTTGGGGACTTTAAACCGTATAAACTAAAAAAAGTAAGACGTAAGAAAGAGCCCGCGCAAAAAAACATTCGTATTAAATATGAAAAAACAGAATTTAAGCAGACTGTGGCCTATGTGAATTGGAGAATTCCAGACGTTCAACATAAAGATATTCCTGCACTAGAGGTGATGTGTTCTATCCTAGGGCAAGGCGATAGCTCAAGGCTGGTAAAGAAACTTAGAATCGATCAGCCTCTTACAAATTCCGTGGGTGCTTTTGCCTACTCTATGCAAGACGACGGTTTGCTGGCAGTTTCGGTCAATGTAGAAAAAGAAAATCTGAAAGAGTCCCTGCATGGAATGATTCCAGAAATCGCCCGTATGATTGAGGAGCCAGTTTCTAATGAGGAACTGCAAAGAGCGATTACGAACTTTGCAAGCCATGAGGTCTATTCTTTAGAGACCGTGGACAACATCGCTCGCAAGGCGGGAAGTAATCAGTTTTACTACGACGATCCTAACTATTATCAGAAGTACATGAAGATGGTTTATTCGCTGACGCCTGCAGATTTACAAAAAGTCGCAAAAAAGTATTTTAAGCCCGACACTTTCTCGGTGACGATGATGAGTGATATGGAAAGTGTAGAAGCTCAAAAAGAGTTAAAGGTCTTTGCAAAAGAACTTAACGCTTCTTTGAAGAAGTCTAAAGTTAAAAAGTCCCTCATAAAATTTAAGCCGCAAAAGTTTAATGTAAAAGCTTCTGCTTCGGGCAAAACTCCACCGCCGCAAAAAATACTATTAAAAACGGGTGCGACGTTGTTAATTCGCGAACAGAAGGAAACTCCTTACGTTGCGATGAAAGCAGCGTTTATGGGGGGCGTCCGTATTGAGTCGGACTCTCAACCTGGGGTTACCGAGATGTTTTCGCGCAACTGGTTGTCGGGAACGAAGAAGTTCTCAGAGGAAGAAATTAATCTACGTGTTGAAGAAATGGCAGCAGGAATTGGTGCATTTGGGGGCCGAAACTCAGCCGGTTTAGGAATGGATTTTCTTTCGCCTTTCACTGCAAAGATGCAAGAAATTTATACGGATGCTTTTTTGAATCCAACTTTTCCTGAAAAAGTTCTAGATCGTGAAAAGGTGATTATGAAAAATCAGATCAAGGCAAGAAACGATAATCCTGCTCAAATCTGTGTAATGAAATTTATGTCGATGATTTTTAAAGATCATCCTTACTCTAGAGATCTTTTAGGTAACGAAGAGACTGTAGAGAAAATCAATGTTTCAGATCTTCAAAGTTATTATAAAAAAATTGCGCATGCTAAAAACTTAACTTTTAGCGTGGTTGGAGATGTGAACACAAAGGAATGGGTTCAGTATCTTGAGGATCTAACATCTCATTTGCCACGAGGGGAAAAGCTTGCACAAAACTTCAAGGCTCCTCAAATCACGAAGGATCAAAAGTCATTTGTTCATCTAAACAAAGAGCAAACGCATTTGATTTTAGGTTACCAAGGTCTGACATTGACGGACCCAGAAAGATATACGCTTGAAATCATTCAGAGCATTCTAAGTGGACAAGGTGGAAGGCTCTTTGTTGAATTGAGGGACAAAAATTCTCTGGCTTACTCTGTTTCTCCGATGCACATGGAAGGCTTAGAATGTGGATATTTCGGGGGATATATCGGCTGTTCACCAGAAAAGACACCGAAGGCGATTGAGATGATGAAGGCTGAGTTTTCTAAGCTCGCAAGTCAAAAAATTTCGCCTGAAGAATTGTTGCGAGCGCAGCGCTATCTTATTGGTCGACACGATATTGATCTGCAGAGAAAGTCGGCCGTCGGCAATGCGATGCTCTTTGATGACATCTATGGATTGGACTATAGAAAGAGTCTAGACGTAGCGCCCTTATACTTTGCCGTAACCCCTGAAGATATTTTAAAACTGGCGCAGAAGATTTTTGCTCGACCGAGTGTTTTAAGTATCGTGGGGCCTCAGGATATTAAATAG
- a CDS encoding oxygen-independent coproporphyrinogen III oxidase, putative (COG0635 Coproporphyrinogen III oxidase and related Fe-S oxidoreductases), protein MKPEQYVNLLFKEIHSRHQFFKPQALDTIYFGGGTPSLLPADLIVSIIKELGRYGFTTRPDTEITIEINPATVDPKKLDIYQAAGINRFSVGAQTFDDKLLKMVRREHSAQQTLETLELLRSRNLNFSFDILFALPGQTLEGLKKDVAIAIEQGAKHISPYCLTVPDGHPLSKGRAVDDEQVEMFEVIASELTNKGFHQYEISNFSLPGYESRHNLLYWTDRPYWGIGLSAHSYSPEYNWGARFWNINSINEYEKQVLAHDGQVLSLEKLPSDQVEFLEKHQTLTDFCHTSLRLMKGLSVPDLRLKFDNEIVEKIEALARPLEEKGLLEKTNEHWRLTAQGIVLSNKVFEVFTFLEEDL, encoded by the coding sequence ATGAAGCCCGAGCAGTACGTGAATTTGCTTTTTAAAGAGATTCACAGCCGACATCAATTCTTCAAGCCGCAAGCTTTGGATACGATCTACTTCGGAGGTGGCACACCGAGCCTGCTCCCTGCTGATTTAATTGTATCTATTATCAAAGAACTGGGTAGGTATGGATTTACAACTAGACCCGACACTGAGATCACTATCGAAATCAATCCTGCCACGGTAGATCCTAAGAAACTCGATATTTATCAAGCCGCTGGCATTAATAGGTTTTCTGTCGGTGCGCAGACCTTTGATGACAAGCTTTTAAAAATGGTGCGTCGTGAACACAGCGCTCAGCAAACACTTGAAACTCTAGAGCTTCTTCGCTCGCGCAATCTCAATTTTAGTTTTGATATTCTTTTTGCTCTTCCAGGACAGACTCTTGAGGGTCTTAAGAAAGACGTCGCTATTGCGATTGAACAAGGTGCTAAACATATTAGTCCTTATTGTTTGACTGTGCCCGATGGTCACCCTCTCTCTAAGGGGCGCGCTGTGGACGATGAACAAGTAGAAATGTTTGAAGTGATTGCTTCTGAATTGACAAACAAAGGCTTTCACCAATATGAAATTTCAAACTTTTCTCTTCCCGGTTACGAGTCTCGCCATAATTTGCTCTATTGGACAGACCGACCTTATTGGGGAATTGGCCTGAGTGCTCATTCCTATTCTCCTGAATATAATTGGGGCGCTCGCTTTTGGAATATCAATTCGATTAACGAGTATGAAAAACAAGTTCTGGCACACGACGGACAGGTTCTTTCTTTAGAAAAACTCCCATCTGACCAAGTGGAGTTCTTAGAAAAACATCAAACCCTTACAGACTTTTGTCATACATCTTTGCGCCTTATGAAAGGGCTTTCCGTCCCCGACTTAAGACTGAAATTTGACAATGAAATTGTGGAAAAAATCGAAGCCCTTGCACGACCTCTAGAAGAAAAAGGTCTCCTAGAAAAAACTAACGAGCATTGGCGCCTTACCGCGCAGGGCATTGTTTTAAGTAACAAGGTTTTCGAAGTCTTTACGTTCTTAGAAGAGGACCTTTAG
- a CDS encoding GrpE protein (COG0576 Molecular chaperone GrpE (heat shock protein)) translates to MTLTNEYTILSIVKGKVMSEENSSNNTAPESEKIETTSEVQALQEQAEKFKNDYLYLRAEFENYKRNAIKERSDLVKYGGERIVVDLLDVIDNFERALATQVNAENFQNFKQGVEMTAINLKSVLAKHSINEVPAEGVPFDPNVHEALSSEATHDMEPGHVYRVFKKPYKYHDKLIRPGQVVVAKKPE, encoded by the coding sequence TTGACTTTAACTAATGAATACACAATCTTAAGTATTGTGAAAGGAAAAGTCATGTCAGAAGAAAATTCATCCAATAATACAGCGCCAGAGTCAGAAAAAATTGAAACCACTTCTGAGGTTCAAGCTCTTCAAGAGCAGGCTGAAAAGTTTAAAAATGACTATCTCTATTTACGTGCAGAGTTTGAAAATTATAAACGTAATGCCATCAAAGAACGCTCTGATTTAGTTAAGTACGGTGGCGAACGCATCGTTGTCGACTTGCTAGATGTAATTGACAATTTTGAGCGCGCCCTTGCAACTCAAGTAAATGCTGAAAATTTTCAGAACTTTAAGCAAGGCGTAGAAATGACTGCGATAAATTTAAAGTCAGTATTGGCGAAACATTCTATTAATGAAGTTCCTGCTGAGGGTGTTCCATTTGATCCAAACGTTCACGAAGCTCTTAGTAGTGAAGCAACTCATGATATGGAACCAGGTCACGTTTATCGCGTGTTTAAAAAACCTTATAAGTACCACGACAAACTTATTCGTCCAGGCCAAGTTGTTGTTGCTAAGAAACCAGAATAA
- a CDS encoding DnaJ protein (COG0484 DnaJ-class molecular chaperone with C-terminal Zn finger domain) → MSKKDFYTLLGVSRTASAEDIKKSYRKLALKYHPDKNPGDKAAEEKFKEISEAYDVLSDSKKREMYDTFGHSGAQQGFGGGAGGPFGGGGGFRRQQSSSEGGDPFQDIFGDMFGDIFGQARGGSAGGARARRPQRGTDLRYTLNVSFEEAATGTEKVISFVRQKSGKEESAKLSVNVPAGVKEGQRLKLSGEGDSASGGPAGDLYVIINVQEHALFKRSESDVLLDLPIAYTDAILGTNIEVPTLTGKAMIRIPPGTHSGQTFRLKGKGFPKIGGFGSGDMLVKILVDTPSSLSSKQKELMEELAKSAEPTPLVKSFQEKVGQIMRNRK, encoded by the coding sequence GTGTCGAAAAAGGACTTTTACACATTACTAGGTGTTTCAAGAACCGCTTCTGCCGAGGACATTAAAAAGTCTTATCGCAAGCTTGCGCTTAAATATCATCCTGACAAGAATCCCGGCGACAAAGCTGCTGAAGAAAAATTTAAAGAAATCAGTGAAGCTTACGATGTTTTAAGTGATTCAAAAAAACGTGAGATGTACGACACCTTTGGACACTCAGGTGCTCAACAAGGTTTCGGCGGCGGAGCCGGTGGTCCCTTTGGTGGCGGCGGTGGATTTCGCCGACAACAATCTTCCAGCGAAGGTGGGGACCCCTTTCAAGATATCTTTGGCGACATGTTTGGAGATATTTTTGGTCAGGCCCGCGGAGGCAGTGCCGGCGGAGCTCGTGCGCGCCGCCCCCAACGCGGAACAGATTTACGCTACACTTTGAATGTCAGCTTTGAAGAGGCTGCCACCGGTACAGAAAAAGTGATCTCTTTTGTTCGTCAAAAAAGTGGCAAAGAAGAATCTGCGAAGCTTTCTGTCAATGTACCTGCAGGAGTTAAAGAAGGCCAACGCCTAAAGCTTTCAGGCGAAGGCGACTCAGCCAGCGGTGGCCCTGCTGGAGACCTTTACGTCATTATTAACGTCCAAGAACACGCACTTTTCAAACGTAGCGAAAGTGACGTTTTGCTTGATCTTCCCATTGCCTATACGGACGCTATTTTGGGAACGAATATCGAGGTCCCAACACTCACTGGGAAAGCGATGATTCGCATCCCGCCTGGAACTCACTCAGGTCAAACATTCCGTCTTAAGGGAAAAGGATTTCCTAAGATAGGTGGGTTTGGATCCGGTGATATGCTTGTTAAAATTTTAGTTGATACACCTTCTTCTCTTTCTTCAAAACAAAAAGAGCTCATGGAAGAACTTGCTAAATCAGCAGAGCCAACTCCCCTTGTGAAGTCATTCCAAGAAAAAGTTGGTCAGATTATGAGGAATAGAAAATGA
- a CDS encoding branched chain amino-acid ABC transporter substrate-binding protein (COG0683 ABC-type branched-chain amino acid transport systems, periplasmic component) produces MTLRFALLFGACFLLSCTTVATKKRPPYRPPSVSAVKKAKSVGGQAPTELQNESITSEVLALPAIPKADDALEYLKGLLQLANESADRKDQESYRQHALDIVENKLNEDQLEGVAKSGDFQFLRGYAVFRLGEIHFENKDYSGSRKYFNTIIEQLPGTDLAFRSQELLNHINAARNVQSKTVGVVLPLSGRTAPIAQRALRGLEMGLGLHLPGSGFRLAVMDSEGNPDSARRGVERLVKEDNVIAVVGSLLSKTAPAVAAKADELGVPSIALSQRSKVTEIGPTVFRNALTSEMQVRALVRTAMNDMGMKKFAILYPNDPYGVEFSNIFWDEVLARGGQITAVQTYSPKETDFRFVIQRLVGTYFGEARQDEFNVRLKELQKSDKRRSVRSNNLETVLPAITDFDAIFIPDSIKSLGQISAMLSYSDIRNVKLLGTNLWNTKDTVRRAGNFANNLIFVDSIDLAAGDRSRFAAEYKALYNEEPSLIEVQAYDSGLILRQLIAGGADSRESLTRALSQLKRFPGSIGYLSVNEDREVERPLIPLTIEKNQIVPLKVQKR; encoded by the coding sequence ATGACCTTAAGATTTGCGCTCTTATTCGGAGCTTGTTTTTTACTTTCATGCACGACTGTTGCTACTAAAAAACGTCCCCCCTACCGCCCGCCTTCTGTTTCAGCGGTTAAAAAAGCAAAGTCTGTCGGTGGACAGGCGCCAACAGAGTTGCAGAATGAATCGATTACATCTGAGGTATTAGCTCTACCAGCGATTCCGAAAGCTGATGATGCTTTAGAATACCTCAAAGGCTTGCTACAGCTTGCTAATGAATCTGCGGATCGCAAAGATCAAGAGTCTTACCGACAGCACGCTTTGGATATCGTAGAAAATAAATTAAACGAGGACCAACTAGAAGGAGTTGCAAAAAGTGGCGACTTTCAATTCTTACGTGGATATGCGGTTTTTCGTTTAGGTGAAATTCATTTCGAGAATAAAGATTACAGTGGTTCACGCAAGTATTTTAATACTATCATTGAACAACTTCCTGGAACTGATTTAGCCTTTCGCTCTCAAGAGCTTTTGAATCACATCAATGCCGCTAGGAACGTTCAATCTAAAACTGTCGGTGTTGTTCTTCCTCTCAGTGGCAGAACGGCTCCAATCGCTCAACGTGCTCTTCGCGGTTTAGAGATGGGCCTTGGCCTGCATTTACCAGGTTCAGGATTCAGACTGGCTGTAATGGATAGCGAAGGAAATCCTGATTCCGCACGACGCGGAGTTGAGCGCCTTGTTAAAGAAGACAACGTCATCGCTGTCGTGGGTTCTCTCTTAAGCAAAACAGCACCTGCTGTGGCTGCAAAAGCGGATGAATTAGGTGTGCCGAGTATTGCCCTGTCACAGAGATCTAAAGTGACAGAAATTGGTCCCACTGTTTTTAGAAATGCTTTAACAAGTGAGATGCAAGTTCGCGCACTCGTCCGCACAGCTATGAATGATATGGGAATGAAGAAGTTCGCGATTCTTTATCCCAACGATCCCTACGGCGTAGAGTTTAGTAATATTTTTTGGGATGAAGTTCTTGCTCGCGGCGGTCAAATAACTGCAGTACAAACTTACTCGCCAAAAGAAACTGACTTTAGGTTCGTGATTCAAAGACTTGTGGGCACTTACTTCGGTGAAGCGCGACAAGACGAGTTCAATGTGCGTCTTAAAGAGCTACAAAAATCTGATAAGCGCCGCTCTGTAAGAAGCAACAACCTCGAAACAGTGTTGCCAGCGATCACAGATTTCGATGCGATTTTCATTCCTGATAGCATTAAGTCATTAGGACAGATTTCTGCGATGCTCTCTTATAGTGATATTCGCAACGTAAAATTATTGGGCACAAATCTGTGGAATACGAAAGACACTGTTCGCAGAGCTGGTAACTTTGCCAATAATTTAATTTTTGTAGATAGCATTGATCTTGCTGCTGGCGATCGCAGCCGCTTTGCCGCCGAATATAAAGCCCTGTACAATGAAGAGCCTTCTCTTATTGAAGTTCAGGCCTACGATTCCGGTCTTATTCTGCGCCAGCTTATCGCTGGAGGCGCGGACTCAAGAGAGTCCCTAACACGAGCTTTAAGCCAATTAAAGCGCTTCCCAGGCTCTATTGGATACCTTTCAGTCAATGAAGACCGCGAAGTAGAACGTCCTTTAATACCCTTAACTATTGAGAAAAATCAGATAGTTCCGCTGAAAGTTCAAAAAAGATAG
- a CDS encoding hypothetical protein (COG1734 DnaK suppressor protein) produces the protein MNSHINEQLLTECKKKLLVAKQDVLNRYRAARSDLSIVERGGDEADQSVAHIAEHSFLVAQERMRDQLLEIEQALARIEQGTFGICEETEEFIEESRLLAIPWTRLSIEGAELREAVSRRFAR, from the coding sequence ATGAATTCACACATTAACGAACAACTATTAACTGAGTGTAAGAAAAAACTTTTAGTTGCAAAGCAAGATGTGTTGAACAGATACCGTGCGGCCCGCTCCGATCTCTCAATTGTAGAACGCGGTGGCGATGAAGCCGATCAATCCGTAGCCCACATTGCAGAGCATAGTTTTTTAGTAGCGCAAGAGCGTATGCGCGATCAACTCCTTGAGATTGAGCAAGCACTAGCGCGTATCGAACAAGGAACCTTTGGTATCTGTGAAGAAACGGAAGAGTTCATTGAGGAAAGCAGACTGCTTGCAATTCCTTGGACTCGCCTCAGCATCGAAGGCGCAGAGCTTCGTGAAGCTGTAAGTCGTCGCTTCGCAAGATAA
- a CDS encoding hypothetical protein (COG1734 DnaK suppressor protein), which translates to MNTTELSEVEVQNLKESLLMQKSLILNKSHEFKEEQLKISSVADEAEVASLDFSNNISIHLLERDRTALFAIERALGKINDKTYGQCESCSEMISARRLQARPFTALCIDCMEEQENHSNLFQ; encoded by the coding sequence ATGAATACAACCGAACTATCTGAAGTAGAAGTTCAAAACTTGAAAGAATCTCTGCTCATGCAGAAGAGTCTTATTCTAAATAAAAGCCACGAGTTCAAAGAAGAACAATTAAAGATTTCTTCTGTCGCGGATGAAGCTGAAGTGGCTTCTTTAGATTTCTCAAATAATATTTCGATTCATTTACTTGAGCGTGATCGCACAGCTTTATTTGCGATCGAAAGAGCTCTAGGTAAAATCAATGACAAGACCTATGGTCAGTGCGAGTCTTGCAGCGAAATGATATCTGCACGCAGACTTCAAGCGCGTCCGTTCACAGCCCTATGTATTGATTGCATGGAAGAACAAGAGAACCATTCTAATCTCTTTCAATAA
- a CDS encoding ATP-dependent protease La (COG0466 ATP-dependent Lon protease, bacterial type): MSFDDKLVEIPQTLPMLPVRDIVVFPYMIIPLFVGRDASIRSVEEALSKNRMIFLASQKDISEENPSPDNIYTTGTVAMIMRMRKLSDGRIKILIQGVAKGRVKNFTKTSPSFEVAVEKIEDIPSTKTVAENDTLIRTAKEHIERIIALGRPLSPDILLVLDDVNDPGRIADLIASNLGVKVEDAQKVLETENPTERLQLVNEILAAELEIMQAQNKNRGGQKDDMSKSQREYFLREQMKAIKNELGEGDSKSEEMDELREKLINAGMPATVETEALKQLARLERMHPDASEATMVRTYLDWMADLPWSKKSDDVIDLKRAKEILDEDHYELEKAKDRVMEFLAVRKLKPDLKGPILCLGGPPGVGKTSLGKSIARAMGREYFRIALGGVKDEAEIRGHRRTYVGAMPGKIIQALRQAKTNNPVIVLDEIDKLGSDFRGDPSAAMLEVLDPEQNATFRDNYLNVDFDLSNVLFIATANVLENIPPALRDRMEVLNIPGYTENDKLLITKKHLIRRQIEANGITEQNIEFTDEGIRFLIAGYTREAGLRNLEREVGSVCRKVAKMVVMNETEFMTIDATTVPELLGPPRFQRDDKFADSQVGVVQGLAWTSAGGEVLTIEALKMKGKGSLILTGQLGDVMKESAQAAMSYARAHQAELGIPEDFFEKYDVHIHLPAGAIPKDGPSAGITLTTALVSLMTGTPVRHDLAMTGEVTLQGRVLPVGGIREKCLAALNLGITNVIIPLSCQKDLADIPKIFKDKLNFILAENLDEVFAVAFDKSAKAHEKRPSAKKEAKKTKSLAA, translated from the coding sequence ATGAGTTTTGACGATAAATTAGTAGAAATTCCACAGACACTTCCAATGCTACCTGTGAGAGACATCGTTGTTTTTCCATATATGATCATTCCTTTGTTCGTGGGTCGTGATGCTTCCATCCGCTCGGTCGAAGAGGCTTTATCGAAAAATAGAATGATTTTCTTAGCTTCTCAAAAAGATATCTCTGAAGAGAATCCTTCTCCAGACAATATCTACACTACTGGTACAGTAGCGATGATCATGAGAATGCGTAAGCTTTCTGATGGTAGAATTAAAATTCTTATTCAAGGTGTAGCAAAGGGTCGTGTAAAAAACTTCACGAAAACTTCACCATCATTTGAAGTTGCTGTTGAAAAAATTGAAGACATTCCTTCAACAAAAACAGTTGCAGAAAATGACACACTTATCAGAACTGCTAAAGAGCATATCGAAAGAATCATCGCTCTTGGCCGCCCTCTTTCTCCAGACATTCTGTTGGTATTAGATGATGTCAATGACCCAGGCAGAATTGCTGACCTTATTGCATCTAACCTAGGTGTTAAAGTAGAAGACGCGCAAAAAGTTCTTGAGACTGAAAATCCAACTGAAAGACTTCAGCTCGTGAATGAGATTCTAGCGGCAGAACTAGAAATCATGCAGGCACAAAATAAAAATCGCGGTGGGCAAAAAGACGACATGTCTAAATCACAACGCGAATACTTCTTGCGCGAGCAAATGAAGGCTATAAAGAATGAGCTTGGCGAAGGCGATTCTAAATCTGAAGAGATGGATGAATTACGCGAAAAGCTTATCAATGCAGGAATGCCAGCTACTGTCGAGACAGAAGCTCTTAAGCAATTAGCTCGTCTTGAAAGAATGCATCCAGATGCTTCTGAAGCAACAATGGTAAGAACTTACCTTGATTGGATGGCAGATCTTCCATGGAGCAAAAAGTCTGATGACGTTATTGATCTAAAAAGAGCAAAAGAAATTCTTGATGAAGATCACTATGAGCTTGAAAAAGCTAAAGATCGCGTGATGGAATTCTTGGCGGTTCGTAAATTAAAACCAGACCTTAAGGGTCCAATCCTTTGCCTTGGCGGCCCTCCAGGAGTTGGTAAAACTTCACTTGGTAAGTCTATCGCTCGAGCAATGGGTCGTGAGTACTTCCGTATCGCCCTAGGCGGCGTAAAGGATGAAGCTGAGATTCGTGGTCATAGAAGAACTTATGTTGGCGCAATGCCAGGAAAAATCATCCAAGCATTGAGACAAGCTAAGACCAACAATCCAGTTATCGTACTGGATGAGATTGATAAGCTTGGTTCTGACTTTAGAGGTGACCCTTCTGCAGCAATGCTTGAAGTTCTAGATCCAGAACAAAACGCTACTTTCCGTGATAACTACCTGAACGTAGATTTTGACTTGTCGAATGTTCTTTTCATCGCAACGGCGAACGTATTAGAGAATATTCCACCAGCTCTACGTGATCGTATGGAAGTTCTGAATATTCCTGGTTACACAGAGAATGACAAACTTCTTATTACGAAGAAGCACTTAATCCGCCGTCAGATTGAGGCTAATGGTATCACGGAGCAAAACATTGAGTTCACTGATGAGGGCATCAGATTCTTGATCGCTGGTTATACTCGCGAAGCGGGTCTAAGAAACCTTGAGCGCGAAGTAGGCTCAGTATGTCGTAAAGTTGCAAAAATGGTTGTGATGAATGAAACGGAATTCATGACGATTGATGCGACAACAGTGCCTGAACTTTTAGGTCCTCCACGTTTCCAACGTGATGACAAGTTCGCAGACTCTCAAGTTGGTGTCGTTCAAGGTCTTGCTTGGACTTCTGCTGGCGGTGAAGTGTTAACGATCGAAGCATTGAAAATGAAAGGCAAGGGTTCTTTAATCCTCACAGGGCAACTTGGTGATGTGATGAAAGAATCAGCTCAAGCGGCTATGTCCTACGCTAGAGCTCACCAAGCTGAACTTGGAATTCCAGAAGACTTCTTTGAGAAGTACGATGTGCATATCCATCTTCCAGCCGGTGCAATTCCGAAAGATGGTCCTTCTGCGGGTATTACCCTAACGACAGCACTTGTCAGCTTAATGACAGGTACTCCAGTTAGACATGACCTAGCTATGACTGGCGAGGTTACACTCCAAGGAAGAGTTCTTCCAGTGGGTGGAATCCGTGAAAAGTGTCTTGCGGCTTTAAACCTTGGAATCACTAACGTGATCATTCCACTGTCTTGCCAAAAAGACCTAGCTGATATTCCTAAGATCTTTAAGGATAAGTTGAACTTCATCCTTGCTGAAAACTTAGACGAAGTATTTGCGGTAGCGTTTGATAAGAGTGCAAAAGCACACGAAAAGCGCCCTTCTGCAAAGAAAGAAGCAAAGAAAACAAAATCCTTGGCAGCTTAG